In Granulicella mallensis MP5ACTX8, the sequence TCACTTCACGGGCTTCGGCTTTTTCAAGAGCCGCGCGGGCGATGTCGTACTTGTCGGCTTCAACCAGAGACTTGCCTGTGGTCTGGCCCTGCGCATTGAGGAACGTATAGGCCATCGCGCCGCCGATCAACAGGGCATCGACCTTGTTGAGCAGAGCGTTGATGACTTCGATCTTGTCCGAGACCTTGGCTCCGCCAATGATGGCGACAAACGGCCGGTTCGGCTCGGCAACGGCTTTGCCGAGATAGTTCAGTTCCTTCTCCATCAGCAGGCCCGCGGCCGACTGGGCGACGAAGTGCGTAATGCCCTCGGTGGAGGCGTGGGCGCGGTGTGCCGCGCCAAAGGCATCGTTCACGTAGATGTCGCAGAGTTGTGCGAGCTGCCTGGCGAAGGCCGGGTCGTTGGCCTCTTCTTCGGCGTGGAAGCGCAGGTTCTCGAGCAGCAGCGTCTGGCCAGGCTCGAGGTTGTCGGCCAGTTCGATGGCGACCGGCCCAACGCAGTCGGGCGCGAAGGCGACGTTCTCATCCGGGTCGAGCACGTGGTCGAGCAGCGAGCGCAGGCGATCGACGACGGGGCGCAGGCTCATCGCGTCGACGTGCTTGCCCTTGGGGCGGCCGAGGTGCGCGGCGAGGATCACACGGGCCTTGCGGCGCAGCGCGTACTCGATGGTGGGGATCGTCTCGCGGATGCGTGTGTCGTCGGTGATGGTGCCCTCTTTGGAGAGGGGCACATTGAAGTCGACGCGGATGAGCACGCGCTTACCGGTGAGATCGAGGTCGCGAATCGAGAGCTTGTGCATTGCCTGAAGGATAACCGACTGGAGGGTAGATCGTCAGAGCAACCGCTTATGAGCCATAAGAACTTCTGCTTGGACGCCCGCTTTGGAGGGGGTGAAAGTGGAAGTCGAGGCAAAGAAGATGACGACCCAAACGGCAGTTCAAGCAGTTCCGGAGAAGGCAGTAGCCTTCAAGACATTCAACAGCAAGACAGTGTTTTTTATCGGACTGCTGATCGCGGCCAGCGGTATTGTGTCGCCGCCGGTGGCCCTGGTGGGAGGCATCGCGTTCGGCTTCTCGGTGGACCACCCCCTGCGGGCCGAGGCGGGGACGCTGGCAAAGTTCCTGTTGCAGGCCTCGGTGGTGGCCCTGGGCTTTGGGATGAACGTGCAGCAGGTATTGCATGCC encodes:
- a CDS encoding phosphoglycerate kinase; the encoded protein is MHKLSIRDLDLTGKRVLIRVDFNVPLSKEGTITDDTRIRETIPTIEYALRRKARVILAAHLGRPKGKHVDAMSLRPVVDRLRSLLDHVLDPDENVAFAPDCVGPVAIELADNLEPGQTLLLENLRFHAEEEANDPAFARQLAQLCDIYVNDAFGAAHRAHASTEGITHFVAQSAAGLLMEKELNYLGKAVAEPNRPFVAIIGGAKVSDKIEVINALLNKVDALLIGGAMAYTFLNAQGQTTGKSLVEADKYDIARAALEKAEAREVKFLLPVDHVLADKFGADAKTQIFSGTKPFPADLMALDIGPETIKLFAAEIAEAATVVWNGPMGVAELAPFAKGTNAVAKALAKNEDAISIVGGGDSVAALHNSGVADKITHISTGGGASLEFLEGKTLPGVATLTDK